The following proteins are co-located in the Nerophis lumbriciformis linkage group LG22, RoL_Nlum_v2.1, whole genome shotgun sequence genome:
- the adap2 gene encoding arf-GAP with dual PH domain-containing protein 2 — MANWEQNKRILQELVKLPENSHCADCGAPDPDWASYKLGLFVCLNCSGIHRNLSSPVKSIKLDNWEDELVELMKSNGNARATALYEKALPPYYYRPQQTDSAVLREQWIRAKYERMEFTGETKYPPPFYTTGFYEGMLWKKGKAKSQFLKRKFVLSEPDFTLLYYNKENESKGPKAVIAIKDLNVTFQPEKIGHPHGMQITYLNRVHTRNLFVYHESPEEIVTWYNALRAVRYNYLKTAYPTATEADLIRNIMHNYLKEGYMEKTGPLQKEPFKKRWFILDSHNRKLLYFKGQLDAQELGVIFIGTENNSYSVSDCAPKHTRGNKWKSGITMETPERQFVFMCQHEEEQREWLDALRQVISRPMVPQDYATEANIRNKR; from the exons ATGGCAAACTGGGAGCAAAACAAACGGATCCTACAGGAGCTGGTGAAGCTGCCGGAGAACAGCCACTGTGCAGACTGCGGAGCACCGG ATCCAGACTGGGCATCTTATAAGttgggtttgtttgtctgtttaaaCTGTTCTGGCATTCATCGCAACCTATCCAGCCCAGTCAAGTCCATAAAGCTTGACAACTGGGAAGATGAACTTGTTGAG TTAATGAAATCAAATGGCAATGCCAGAGCCACAGCTTTATACGAAAAAGCACTTCCTCCTTACTACTACCGGCCGCAGCAGACTGACTCTGC CGTTTTAAGAGAGCAGTGGATCCGGGCCAAATATGAACGGATGGAATTTACAGGAGAAACCAAGTATCCACCTCCATTTTATACCACAG GCTTCTATGAAGGGATGCTGTGGAAGAAAGGAAAGGCGAAGTCACAGTTTCTAAAGAGGAAGTTTGTTCTGTCAGAGCCAGATTTTACTCTGCTTTACTACAACAAGGAAAAT GAGTCCAAAGGCCCAAAAGCCGTCATCGCTATCAAGGACCTGAACGTGACTTTTCAACCAGAGAAGATAGGTCATCCCCATGGGATGCAGATTACTTACCTCAACAGAGTCCACACTAGGAATCTTTTTGTTTATCATGAGAGTCCTGAG GAAATAGTCACATGGTACAACGCCCTTCGTGCCGTTCGCTACAATTACCTAAAGACAGCGTACCCCACCGCAACCGAAGCAGAT CTGATACGCAATATTATGCACAATTACCTTAAAGAGGGATACATGGAAAAGACAGGGCCTTTG CAAAAGGAGCCTTTCAAAAAAAGGTGGTTTATTTTGGACTCTCATAACAGGAAGTTGCTCTACTTCAAAGGCCAGTTG GACGCACAAGAGCTTGGGGTCATCTTCATTGGCACAGAAAACAACAGTTACTCTGTTAGCGACTGTGCTCCCAAACACACACGTGGAAACAAATGGAAGTCTGGCATCACCATGGAGACGCCCGAGCGGCAGTTTGTGTTTATGTGCCAGCACGAGGAGGAACAAAGAGAGTGGCTGGATGCCCTCAGGCAGGTCATATCCAGGCCCATGGTACCACAGGATTACGCTA CTGAGGCCAACATCAGGAATAAACGGTGA